The Actinobacillus equuli genome includes a window with the following:
- the tyrA gene encoding bifunctional chorismate mutase/prephenate dehydrogenase, which yields MSPLNPLREKIDQVDQQLIQLFAERLKLVAEVGKVKSEHGIPVYAPERETAMIAARREEAEKQGVPADLIEDVLRRVMRESYANENKHGFKTTNPNINKIVIVGGKGKLGGLFARFLELSGYQVETLGSKDWDNAQQILSGSDLVIVCVPINKTLDTIERLQPFLTENMILADLTSVKAQPLEKMLEIHSGPVVGLHPMFGPDIASMAKQLVACCHGRFSEKYEWLIEQIKIWGAKIEVIDAHEHDHAMTYIQALRHFSTFTFGLHLSRQPVKLSQLLALSSPIYRLELAMIGRLFAQDGGLYADIISDKPENLAVIESLKDTFATSLEFFKNNDKAGFIQAFEEVHHWFGDYSEQFLKESRMLLQQANDNRK from the coding sequence ATGAGCCCATTAAATCCTTTACGAGAAAAAATCGATCAAGTTGACCAGCAATTAATTCAGCTATTTGCCGAGCGCTTAAAATTAGTCGCCGAAGTGGGAAAAGTAAAATCGGAACACGGCATTCCGGTTTACGCACCGGAGCGAGAAACGGCGATGATTGCCGCCCGCCGAGAGGAAGCAGAAAAGCAAGGCGTGCCTGCTGATTTGATCGAAGACGTATTAAGGCGCGTCATGCGTGAATCTTATGCGAATGAAAACAAACACGGCTTTAAAACGACCAATCCGAATATCAATAAAATTGTGATTGTTGGCGGTAAAGGTAAATTAGGTGGGTTATTTGCTCGTTTTCTAGAGCTTTCCGGTTACCAAGTCGAAACACTAGGCAGCAAAGATTGGGACAATGCGCAACAAATCCTTAGTGGCAGTGATTTAGTGATTGTCTGCGTGCCGATTAACAAAACCTTAGACACGATTGAGCGTTTACAACCGTTCTTAACGGAAAATATGATTTTAGCGGATTTGACCTCGGTTAAAGCACAGCCGCTTGAGAAAATGTTGGAAATCCACAGCGGCCCGGTTGTCGGCTTACATCCAATGTTTGGGCCGGATATTGCTTCAATGGCAAAACAACTGGTTGCCTGCTGTCATGGACGTTTTTCCGAAAAATACGAATGGTTAATTGAACAGATAAAAATTTGGGGTGCAAAAATTGAAGTGATTGATGCTCACGAGCATGATCATGCCATGACTTATATTCAAGCCTTACGTCACTTCTCAACTTTTACTTTCGGTCTGCATCTATCTCGCCAGCCGGTAAAATTGTCACAGCTTTTAGCGCTCTCCTCACCAATTTACCGTTTGGAATTAGCGATGATCGGACGCTTATTCGCTCAAGACGGCGGCTTATATGCAGATATTATTTCGGATAAACCGGAAAATCTGGCGGTAATTGAATCACTAAAAGACACTTTTGCAACCAGCTTGGAGTTCTTTAAAAACAATGATAAAGCCGGTTTTATTCAAGCATTTGAAGAAGTTCATCATTGGTTTGGTGATTATTCGGAACAATTCTTAAAAGAAAGTAGAATGTTACTGCAACAGGCAAACGATAATCGTAAATAA
- the dxs gene encoding 1-deoxy-D-xylulose-5-phosphate synthase yields MQNKYPLLSQINSPEDLRLLAKEQLQPVADELRAYLLESVSQTSGHLASGLGVVELTVALHYVYQTPFDQLIWDVGHQAYPHKILTGRRDQMHTIRQKNGIHPFPWREESLYDVLSVGHSSTSISAGVGIAVAAEKENAGRKTVCVIGDGAITAGMAFEAMNHAGAMHTDMLVILNDNEMSISENVGALNNHLARIFSGSIYTTVRDGSKKVLDKVPTIKNFMKKSEEHMKGVISPESTLFEELGFNYIGPVDGHNIDELVKTLSNMRELKGPQFLHIRTKKGKGYEPAENDPIGYHGVPKFDPTCGQLPKSKTIPTYSDIFGNWLCEMAEKDSKLIGITPAMREGSGMVEFSKRFPEQYFDVAIAEQHAVTFGAGLAIAGYKPVVAIYSSFLQRAYDQLIHDVAIQNLPVIFAIDRAGIVGADGQTHQGAFDVSFMRCIPNMTIMCPSDENEMRQMLYTAYRMNTPTAVRYPRGNAQGVALEPMQALEVGKGKLIQQGQKVAILNFGPLLNEARIVAEKHNYTLVDMRFVKPLDEQLVAELADSHELLVTLEENAIQGGAGSFVNEYLQKIGKIRPLVMLGIPDFFVPQATQAESYADLGLDAVGIEQRIQAVVNQ; encoded by the coding sequence ATGCAAAACAAATATCCTCTGTTAAGCCAAATCAACTCTCCGGAAGATTTGCGTTTGCTTGCAAAAGAGCAATTACAGCCTGTGGCAGATGAGCTTCGCGCTTATTTACTGGAATCGGTTAGCCAAACAAGTGGTCATTTAGCCTCCGGTTTAGGGGTGGTAGAGCTTACGGTAGCTTTGCATTATGTTTATCAAACACCTTTTGACCAACTCATTTGGGACGTTGGTCATCAGGCATATCCGCATAAAATTCTTACCGGTCGTCGTGACCAAATGCATACCATTCGTCAAAAGAACGGTATTCATCCTTTCCCTTGGCGTGAAGAAAGCCTCTATGATGTGTTAAGTGTCGGTCATTCATCTACTTCAATTAGTGCCGGTGTCGGTATTGCCGTAGCGGCGGAAAAAGAAAATGCCGGACGTAAAACCGTATGTGTGATCGGCGACGGTGCAATTACTGCCGGTATGGCATTTGAAGCGATGAACCATGCAGGTGCGATGCATACGGATATGCTAGTCATTTTAAATGACAATGAAATGTCGATTTCCGAGAATGTCGGCGCATTAAACAACCATTTAGCACGTATTTTCTCGGGGTCAATCTATACAACCGTGCGTGACGGCAGTAAAAAAGTATTGGATAAAGTCCCGACCATTAAAAACTTCATGAAGAAAAGTGAAGAGCATATGAAAGGGGTGATCTCGCCGGAAAGTACCTTGTTTGAAGAGCTTGGTTTTAACTATATCGGCCCGGTTGACGGTCATAATATTGATGAGCTGGTCAAAACGCTTAGCAATATGCGTGAGCTAAAAGGCCCGCAGTTCTTACATATTCGTACCAAAAAAGGTAAAGGCTATGAGCCGGCAGAAAATGATCCGATTGGCTATCACGGCGTGCCTAAATTTGACCCGACTTGTGGACAATTGCCGAAATCAAAAACGATTCCGACTTATTCGGATATTTTCGGTAATTGGCTATGTGAAATGGCGGAAAAAGATAGTAAGTTAATCGGTATTACACCGGCAATGCGTGAAGGCTCGGGAATGGTTGAGTTTTCAAAACGTTTCCCTGAACAATACTTTGATGTCGCGATTGCAGAGCAGCATGCGGTGACTTTCGGTGCCGGTTTGGCAATTGCCGGTTATAAACCGGTGGTGGCAATCTATTCAAGCTTCTTACAACGTGCTTATGACCAATTGATTCACGATGTGGCGATTCAAAATTTACCGGTGATCTTTGCGATTGACCGAGCGGGGATTGTCGGTGCGGACGGGCAAACTCACCAAGGTGCATTTGATGTGAGTTTTATGCGCTGTATCCCGAATATGACGATTATGTGTCCGTCAGACGAGAATGAAATGCGCCAAATGCTTTATACGGCTTATCGTATGAATACGCCAACAGCGGTACGTTACCCGAGAGGTAATGCGCAAGGTGTGGCGTTAGAACCGATGCAAGCGCTTGAAGTTGGTAAAGGTAAGCTAATTCAGCAAGGGCAAAAAGTGGCGATTCTAAACTTTGGTCCATTGCTAAATGAAGCACGTATCGTTGCAGAAAAACATAATTACACGCTGGTAGATATGCGTTTTGTGAAACCGCTTGATGAACAATTAGTAGCGGAATTAGCGGATTCGCATGAGTTATTGGTTACCTTGGAAGAAAATGCGATTCAAGGTGGTGCAGGCAGTTTTGTGAATGAATATTTGCAAAAAATCGGTAAAATTCGACCGCTTGTCATGCTTGGTATTCCTGATTTCTTTGTGCCACAAGCGACTCAAGCGGAAAGCTATGCAGATTTAGGCTTAGATGCGGTAGGCATTGAGCAGAGAATTCAAGCGGTAGTAAATCAATAA
- the suhB gene encoding inositol-1-monophosphatase, with amino-acid sequence MNPMLNIAIRAARKAGNIIAKGYEQAASEIEVAQKGTNDYVTAIDKAAEAAIIEVIRKSYPDHAIVGEESGILAGENENVQWVIDPLDGTTNFVKRLPHFAVSIAVRENGRTTVGVVYDPIRNELFTAVRGEGAKLNEFRLRVETDRRDLNGTVLATGFPFKAAKHRPAHLNMLEGLMNNGVADFRRTGSAALDLAYVAANRVDGFFEIGLKPWDCAAGDLIAREAGAIVTNFVGGTDYLKSGNVVAGQARVVKEILNTIQPVLTEDLKN; translated from the coding sequence ATGAACCCAATGTTAAACATTGCTATTCGTGCTGCACGAAAAGCAGGCAATATTATTGCTAAAGGCTATGAGCAAGCCGCGAGTGAAATCGAAGTGGCTCAAAAAGGTACAAACGATTATGTAACTGCAATTGATAAAGCGGCGGAAGCGGCGATTATCGAAGTGATCCGTAAATCTTATCCTGATCACGCTATTGTTGGTGAAGAGTCTGGTATTTTGGCTGGTGAAAACGAAAATGTGCAATGGGTGATTGATCCATTAGATGGCACAACTAACTTCGTGAAACGCTTACCTCATTTTGCAGTTTCGATTGCGGTACGTGAAAATGGTCGTACAACGGTGGGTGTTGTTTACGATCCAATCCGTAATGAACTTTTCACTGCTGTTCGTGGTGAAGGTGCAAAACTCAATGAATTCCGTTTACGTGTAGAAACAGATCGCCGTGATTTAAACGGTACTGTACTTGCAACCGGTTTCCCTTTCAAAGCAGCTAAACATCGTCCTGCGCATTTAAATATGTTAGAAGGCTTAATGAATAACGGCGTGGCGGATTTCCGTCGTACCGGTTCGGCAGCGCTTGATTTGGCTTATGTTGCGGCAAATCGTGTTGACGGTTTCTTTGAAATCGGCTTAAAACCTTGGGATTGTGCGGCAGGCGATTTAATTGCGCGTGAAGCCGGGGCAATCGTAACGAATTTTGTTGGTGGAACAGATTACTTAAAATCAGGTAATGTTGTTGCAGGTCAGGCTCGTGTGGTAAAAGAGATTTTAAATACGATTCAACCGGTATTAACTGAAGATCTTAAAAACTAA
- a CDS encoding TrmH family RNA methyltransferase, translating into MKPKFNENKPRFQTVDERRDNKFQTKSNRFNDEHHSNRREQRNDRSSNRFEDKPRFDKPKFGGNKARFERKDRQEAREVLYPTSAKKASGEGSVQISVKGCNSTIKEKKTGPLSPRAPEKIKKNRAEEMKVYGENACLALFKQRPDAIVRLWATVEGAKKLGDMLSYLAEHKKAYHVVDRAEMERVTGTEHHGDVCLLVKKAVPFSLEGYLQVPRKRDCLVLLDAVNNAQNVGGIIRTCAFYGVSGVIVESADTLNSSAAARVAEGGLEFVRPLETKHKQIALTQLRHAGYQIVHLTRNKQAASLAKTKLAAKTVFVLSEIPAQDVEYPEDTTVQLSFENPLNSGLNVAVSTGIVLNQWYQTHIA; encoded by the coding sequence ATGAAACCAAAATTTAATGAAAATAAACCTCGCTTTCAAACCGTTGATGAGCGCCGAGATAACAAATTCCAAACAAAATCAAACCGCTTTAACGATGAACATCACTCAAATCGCCGCGAACAGCGTAATGATCGTTCTTCAAACCGATTCGAAGATAAACCTCGTTTTGACAAACCTAAATTCGGTGGCAATAAAGCTCGCTTTGAGCGTAAAGATCGCCAAGAAGCTCGTGAAGTGCTTTACCCGACAAGCGCTAAAAAAGCTAGCGGCGAAGGCAGCGTACAAATTAGCGTAAAAGGCTGCAATAGCACAATTAAAGAGAAAAAAACCGGCCCGCTTTCTCCTCGTGCGCCGGAAAAAATTAAGAAAAACCGTGCGGAAGAAATGAAAGTGTACGGTGAAAACGCTTGCCTTGCATTGTTTAAACAACGACCGGATGCGATTGTGCGTTTATGGGCAACTGTAGAAGGCGCGAAAAAGTTAGGCGATATGCTTAGCTACTTAGCCGAACACAAAAAAGCTTATCATGTGGTAGATCGTGCCGAAATGGAACGTGTCACCGGCACAGAACACCACGGCGATGTCTGTTTATTAGTGAAAAAAGCCGTGCCGTTCTCATTAGAAGGTTATTTACAAGTGCCGCGTAAACGTGATTGTTTAGTCTTACTGGATGCAGTGAACAATGCACAAAACGTAGGAGGTATTATTCGTACTTGTGCGTTCTATGGTGTAAGCGGTGTAATTGTAGAAAGTGCCGATACCCTTAATTCAAGTGCTGCAGCTCGCGTTGCCGAAGGTGGTTTAGAATTTGTTCGTCCGCTTGAAACCAAGCATAAACAAATCGCACTGACGCAATTACGTCATGCAGGCTATCAAATCGTCCATTTAACCCGTAATAAACAAGCGGCATCACTGGCAAAAACGAAATTAGCTGCAAAAACGGTATTCGTATTAAGTGAAATTCCAGCACAAGACGTTGAATATCCGGAAGATACAACCGTACAGCTTTCTTTTGAAAACCCGCTTAACAGTGGCTTAAATGTTGCGGTAAGTACTGGTATCGTACTGAATCAGTGGTACCAAACGCATATCGCTTAA
- a CDS encoding LysE family transporter, with product MMTIFIVQLIGLISPGPDFFYISRKAASDNTRNAICACVGISIGVAIWAVVAVFGLSVLSQTTHIIQYIIMILGGSFLAYMGVKMVQVTQNAKFDESKAKVVQTTIRQEILKALSVNIANAKIAVFFSSVLSGYVAQLSNITDLLAVLMILVGSAFVYFLLVSLLFSRKPIRNFYAKYSRYIDNVAGVIFILFGMILIFDGIKGLIGG from the coding sequence TTGATGACAATTTTTATTGTGCAATTAATTGGCTTAATTAGCCCTGGTCCTGATTTTTTTTATATCAGTCGTAAAGCGGCAAGTGATAATACGCGTAATGCGATCTGTGCGTGTGTCGGTATTTCTATCGGCGTGGCAATTTGGGCGGTTGTAGCAGTGTTTGGATTATCGGTCTTGAGCCAAACGACCCATATTATTCAGTATATTATTATGATTTTAGGCGGAAGCTTTTTGGCTTATATGGGCGTTAAAATGGTACAAGTTACCCAAAATGCAAAATTTGATGAGTCAAAAGCAAAAGTGGTACAAACGACGATTAGACAAGAAATTTTAAAAGCATTAAGTGTGAATATTGCTAATGCCAAAATTGCGGTATTTTTTAGCAGTGTGCTATCCGGTTATGTTGCACAATTATCCAATATTACGGATTTACTTGCGGTATTAATGATTTTAGTCGGGAGCGCATTTGTTTATTTCTTATTAGTTTCGTTACTTTTCTCACGTAAACCGATTCGTAATTTTTATGCTAAATATAGCCGCTATATTGACAATGTTGCCGGTGTGATTTTTATTTTATTCGGGATGATTTTGATCTTTGACGGAATCAAAGGTTTGATTGGCGGTTAA
- a CDS encoding phosphatidylglycerophosphatase A family protein — MKIFNLKNPIHLFACGFGSGLLKPAPGTWGSLVGVLIAILLWNLTESSLFFVGLTLVSFIAGCHICEQTSRDLNVHDDGRIVWDEIVAIFLMFTFLPEYNWLAYLLTFICFRFFDVLKPYPIRYFDEKLETGLGIMFDDIVAAIYALIVLHFIYWFI; from the coding sequence ATGAAAATTTTTAACTTAAAAAATCCGATTCATTTATTCGCTTGTGGTTTTGGTTCCGGTTTATTAAAACCGGCTCCTGGAACGTGGGGATCGCTTGTAGGCGTATTGATTGCCATTTTATTGTGGAATTTAACCGAGAGTTCTTTATTCTTTGTTGGTTTAACTCTTGTGAGCTTTATTGCCGGTTGCCATATTTGTGAGCAAACCAGTCGCGATCTAAATGTACATGATGACGGGCGTATCGTTTGGGATGAAATTGTGGCAATTTTTTTGATGTTTACATTTTTGCCTGAATACAATTGGTTAGCTTATCTACTAACGTTTATTTGTTTTCGTTTCTTTGATGTACTAAAACCTTATCCGATTCGTTATTTTGATGAAAAATTAGAAACCGGTTTAGGCATTATGTTTGACGATATTGTTGCTGCAATTTATGCACTGATTGTTTTACATTTTATTTATTGGTTTATTTAG
- the thiL gene encoding thiamine-phosphate kinase, with protein sequence MTEFEVIAQYFQRNNVRSDVDLSVGDDCAVTTLKPDERLAITTDTLVSGTHFLPSISAADLAYKTLAVNLSDLAAMGATPAWVSLALTLPKVDHQWLAEFSQSLFSVLDRYHVDLIGGDTTGGPLSLTLTAQGILPKDQGLFRHQAKVGDWIFVSGSLGDSAAGLSLLLSNCKISDESDRYLVQRHLRPTPRVELGLALRAFSRCAIDISDGLLADLGHILTRSQVGAEIKLDNIPLSAHLMAKYSEQEALHFALIGGEDYELCFTVSDDKRSEMEQILRSQGIKVSCIGKIIPAASGLILRQNGKQVPVPSQVGFDHFKS encoded by the coding sequence ATGACGGAATTTGAAGTTATTGCACAATATTTTCAGCGTAACAATGTGCGTTCAGATGTTGATTTATCCGTAGGTGATGACTGTGCTGTTACTACCTTAAAGCCGGATGAACGTTTAGCGATTACTACCGATACGCTTGTATCGGGAACGCATTTTCTTCCGTCTATTTCAGCTGCGGATTTAGCTTATAAAACATTGGCGGTTAATTTAAGTGATTTAGCTGCAATGGGCGCAACTCCCGCTTGGGTTTCTTTAGCGTTAACATTACCGAAAGTTGATCATCAATGGCTTGCTGAGTTTAGCCAAAGTTTATTTTCCGTGTTAGATCGTTATCATGTTGATTTGATTGGTGGCGATACCACCGGCGGTCCGCTTTCGCTAACGCTTACCGCACAAGGTATTTTACCTAAAGATCAAGGATTGTTTCGACATCAAGCAAAAGTAGGTGATTGGATTTTTGTTTCCGGCAGTTTAGGGGATAGTGCAGCCGGTTTATCGCTGTTGTTGAGTAATTGCAAAATTTCGGACGAATCCGACCGCTATTTAGTGCAACGCCATTTACGACCTACGCCAAGAGTGGAATTAGGACTGGCATTACGAGCATTTTCCCGTTGTGCAATCGATATTTCAGACGGCTTATTAGCGGATCTAGGGCATATTCTAACGCGCAGTCAAGTTGGCGCCGAAATCAAATTGGATAACATACCGCTTTCTGCACATTTAATGGCTAAATATAGTGAGCAAGAAGCGCTTCATTTCGCTTTAATCGGTGGGGAAGATTATGAGTTATGTTTTACCGTATCGGATGACAAGCGGTCGGAAATGGAACAAATTTTACGTTCTCAAGGGATTAAGGTTAGCTGTATCGGTAAAATCATCCCGGCAGCAAGCGGTCTGATTTTACGCCAAAATGGCAAACAAGTACCGGTACCGTCTCAAGTCGGCTTTGATCACTTCAAATCATAA
- the nusB gene encoding transcription antitermination factor NusB, giving the protein MKVSPRRRARECAVQALYSWYVSQNSIEEVELSFVTDQDMNGVELPYFRKLLRGTVLYVEAIDSELRPFLDRAEDEVDPIERTILRLSAYELKYELDVPYKVVINEGIEVAKVFGSDDSHKYINGILDKLAPALGRK; this is encoded by the coding sequence ATGAAAGTTTCTCCACGTCGCCGTGCCAGAGAGTGTGCGGTTCAGGCTCTTTATTCTTGGTATGTATCGCAAAACAGTATAGAAGAAGTTGAATTATCGTTTGTAACAGACCAAGATATGAATGGTGTTGAGTTACCTTATTTCCGTAAACTATTACGAGGTACGGTTTTATATGTAGAAGCGATTGATAGCGAGCTTCGCCCATTTTTAGATCGTGCGGAAGATGAGGTTGATCCAATTGAACGTACTATCTTACGCCTTTCAGCATATGAATTAAAATATGAACTTGATGTACCTTATAAAGTAGTAATTAATGAAGGTATTGAAGTAGCGAAAGTATTCGGTTCAGACGATAGCCATAAATATATCAACGGTATTTTAGATAAATTAGCACCGGCTTTAGGTCGTAAATAA
- the pilQ gene encoding type IV pilus secretin PilQ, with protein MRRVILLLLLILTPVMANTFSISLKNAPTAEVLSYLAEEYGKNIVLSGNIETNTTLRIENSDFDSVLKSITRANKLSSAYENQIYFIGHKKDEKAAMPIAVNPDVLKPKLITKTIKLDYAKAAEVIESLTKGSGNFLSENGYLHFDDRSNSLIIKDSPESMKNIVKLIRNLDKPTEQIAIEARIVTISSENLQELGVRWGMFSPTNGHHKVAGSLEANGLPNTNHLNVNFPVNNAASIALQVAKINGRVLDLELTALEQENDVEIIASPRLLTTNKKPASIKQGTEIPYVLYNRKDEVKNIEFKEAVLGLQVTPHISNDNQILLDLVVTQNSPNSTSSTVHGLVTIDKQELNTQVFAKHGETIVLGGIFQHLTAKGEDRVPILGSIPVIKKLFSHSSDRISKRELVIFVTPYIVKSGKQQISSHSSQKLPPK; from the coding sequence ATGCGAAGAGTGATTTTGTTGCTCCTTTTGATATTAACGCCGGTTATGGCAAATACTTTTTCTATCTCGCTGAAAAATGCGCCGACAGCGGAAGTTTTAAGTTATTTAGCCGAAGAATACGGCAAAAATATTGTGTTAAGCGGCAATATTGAAACAAATACTACATTAAGAATTGAAAATAGCGATTTTGATAGCGTGTTAAAAAGTATTACTCGAGCAAATAAGCTCAGCAGTGCGTATGAAAACCAGATCTATTTTATTGGACACAAAAAAGATGAGAAAGCGGCTATGCCAATAGCTGTAAATCCGGATGTATTGAAACCTAAGTTGATTACTAAGACAATAAAATTAGATTATGCGAAGGCAGCGGAAGTGATTGAATCTTTAACCAAAGGTAGTGGTAATTTTTTATCGGAAAACGGCTATCTACATTTTGATGATCGTAGTAATAGTTTGATAATTAAAGATAGCCCAGAATCGATGAAAAATATCGTGAAATTAATTAGAAATCTGGATAAACCGACTGAGCAGATTGCGATTGAAGCAAGGATAGTCACAATAAGTAGTGAAAATTTGCAAGAGCTTGGGGTACGCTGGGGAATGTTTTCTCCGACAAACGGACATCATAAAGTCGCTGGTTCGCTTGAAGCGAATGGACTACCGAATACTAACCATTTAAACGTAAATTTTCCGGTAAATAATGCCGCTTCTATTGCGCTACAAGTGGCAAAAATTAATGGACGAGTGCTTGATTTGGAATTAACCGCTTTAGAGCAAGAAAATGATGTGGAAATTATTGCCAGCCCTCGTTTACTGACCACTAATAAGAAACCGGCGAGTATTAAGCAAGGGACTGAAATTCCGTATGTGCTTTATAACCGTAAAGATGAAGTGAAAAATATCGAATTTAAAGAAGCCGTTTTAGGGCTACAGGTCACGCCGCATATTTCAAACGATAATCAAATTTTGCTTGATTTGGTGGTGACACAAAATTCGCCGAATTCAACCAGTTCGACAGTTCATGGTTTAGTAACGATTGATAAACAGGAATTAAATACGCAAGTATTCGCTAAGCATGGTGAAACTATTGTGCTAGGCGGTATTTTTCAGCATTTAACCGCAAAAGGTGAGGACAGAGTGCCGATTTTAGGTTCAATTCCGGTCATTAAAAAGTTATTTAGCCATTCCAGTGATAGGATCAGTAAGCGCGAATTAGTTATTTTCGTTACACCTTATATTGTTAAAAGTGGAAAACAGCAAATTTCCTCGCATTCTTCACAGAAATTACCGCCAAAATAG
- a CDS encoding chromosome segregation protein, translating to MFSINRFYLFPQGYVFRMSSFVERYFKTILVLLFVSIISYPSYCYFYEQYRQQELLFVQQQLTDEISQKNMLYQSLSKHNDDFKRKEQSISQFNQQLQNLFNRHQVKLEQMQWNVEQEKSIYFSLNHQVVTIFNLIKALSNLKKLKFKQIDLVKLNVGKQLQLKATVIVTEDKNE from the coding sequence ATGTTTTCTATTAATCGATTTTATTTATTTCCTCAAGGATATGTTTTTAGGATGTCATCATTTGTTGAACGTTATTTTAAAACAATTCTTGTTTTATTGTTCGTTTCAATTATTAGCTATCCGTCTTATTGTTATTTTTATGAACAATATCGGCAGCAGGAACTATTATTTGTTCAGCAACAATTAACTGACGAAATTAGCCAAAAGAATATGCTGTATCAAAGTCTTTCCAAACATAATGACGATTTTAAAAGAAAGGAACAATCTATTAGCCAATTTAATCAACAATTACAAAATTTATTTAATCGTCATCAGGTAAAGTTAGAGCAAATGCAATGGAATGTAGAACAAGAAAAGTCAATATATTTTTCCTTAAATCATCAAGTTGTCACAATATTTAATTTAATTAAGGCGTTATCTAATCTTAAAAAATTAAAATTCAAACAGATTGATTTGGTTAAATTAAATGTGGGAAAACAGTTGCAATTAAAAGCTACTGTTATCGTTACAGAGGATAAAAATGAGTAA
- a CDS encoding type IV pilus biogenesis protein PilM — MKSFAKLLKNTQKPSLIGVSENQAYRCFVWENVPENKTEISWQVKAEDNDFSWQQAVKFPENSTFVRSIPFQYIWRKYLFLPLSYSQTMIYRQIVQVLCRELPIALEEVYFDYQLFPLPNDGLVRVLVYALRRNYADLLLLQTDTILDCELYCFVRGFNYLSNSTLAQEDRVYTLENKTFRLTAKALEFSSDLTQANCDLSHLELPGSTKDPFLYVTALGASLWNGKG; from the coding sequence GTGAAAAGTTTCGCCAAGTTGCTGAAAAATACGCAAAAACCTTCATTAATTGGCGTAAGTGAAAATCAGGCTTATCGCTGCTTTGTTTGGGAGAATGTGCCAGAAAATAAAACCGAGATTTCTTGGCAAGTAAAAGCGGAAGATAATGACTTTTCATGGCAACAAGCGGTTAAATTTCCTGAAAATTCTACATTTGTTCGTTCAATTCCTTTCCAATATATTTGGCGAAAATATCTTTTTCTCCCTCTTAGTTACAGCCAAACAATGATTTATCGCCAAATTGTGCAAGTATTATGCCGAGAATTACCGATTGCATTAGAAGAAGTTTATTTTGATTACCAACTCTTTCCACTGCCGAATGATGGCTTGGTTCGAGTGCTCGTTTATGCCCTACGCAGAAATTATGCTGATTTACTTTTACTTCAAACAGATACGATTTTAGATTGTGAACTTTATTGTTTTGTTCGTGGTTTTAATTACTTATCCAATTCAACCTTAGCACAAGAGGACAGGGTTTACACTTTAGAAAATAAAACATTTAGATTAACAGCGAAAGCGCTTGAGTTTAGTTCGGACCTTACACAAGCCAACTGCGATTTAAGTCATCTTGAATTACCTGGTTCGACAAAAGATCCTTTTTTATATGTAACCGCATTAGGGGCGAGTTTATGGAATGGCAAGGGATAA